The proteins below are encoded in one region of Belonocnema kinseyi isolate 2016_QV_RU_SX_M_011 chromosome 3, B_treatae_v1, whole genome shotgun sequence:
- the LOC117169982 gene encoding protein GVQW3-like, which yields MLNTAYGDVAMKRTACFKWHERFKGGRQSIGDDERPGCPLTSTDEPHVDKIITLVRENRRLTIRELAEESGISDGSCYVILTEKLNMHCVTAEFVPRLMTKDQQANRVRVCQELLDRSDKDENFLSRIITGDESYIFL from the coding sequence atgctcaacacggcctacggtgatgtagCCATGAAGCggactgcatgtttcaagtggcatgaacgtttcaagggtggccggcAGTCAATTggcgatgatgagcgtcctgggtgTCCTTTAACATCAACTGACGaaccacacgttgacaaaatcatcACCCtagtgcgcgaaaatcgacgtctgaccattagggagcttgccgaagagtctGGGATATCAGATGGATCTTGTTACGtgattttgactgaaaaattgaaCATGCACTGCGTCACTGCGGAATTTGTGCCACGCCTGATGACCAAAGACCAACAAGCCAATCGCGTCCGGGTTTGTCAGGAACTGCTTGATCGTTCAGATAAAGATGAGAACTTTTTGTCACGAATTATAACCGGTGatgaatcatacatttttttatga